In the Styela clava chromosome 8, kaStyClav1.hap1.2, whole genome shotgun sequence genome, one interval contains:
- the LOC120326049 gene encoding uncharacterized protein LOC120326049 yields MVRKFSRVLGSRRYHDYSEKKLQRALEAIKRGESQRNVAAQFNIPRSTLKNKLKLRHMKKFGGQTVLSAETEKILVEHCIAVSSFGFPIAQEDLRSIVKAYLDAKGVTVSKFHSNYPGVEWVKAFLKRHSELTVRFATNIKKKRAGVSSETIEKYFENIEEELDDVPPENIWNYDETNLTDDPGQKKIICKRGCKYPERILNSTKSAISLMFCGNAAGAVMPPYVVYKAENLWSTWVEGGPPGTLYNRSRSGWFDGFSFQDWFNRMVLPRLKRQNGKKVLIGDNLSSHISPDVLKSCLDHNIAFICLPPNSTHLTQPLDIAYFRPMKVAWRSILNSVKSKERRQTSATLRKDEFPALLNKLCFALDVRGANNLVAGFKKAGLVPLNKEEVLSRLPRTTSHDDSDVISEKFLEKISDLRSSVAKETKTRKKVQVEPGKSACEEDVARLEKTVSKKAQANQNIEDSDSTVEIVSSDDECDEASTPESSNSHSVVSTAHHLPFEECNIGDYVIISYEGELYPGIVKTRTTDGCEVSVMEKSGCNWRWPFRKDQIFYDWSSIKRCISPPDLINARGIYKVSELN; encoded by the exons atGGTGAGAAAATTCAGTCGTGTTTTGGGCAGTAGAAGATACCATGATTATAGTGAGAAAAAACTTCAGCGAGCTCTGGAAGCAATTAAAAGGGGAGAATCGCAAAGAAACGTTGCAGCACAGTTCAATATACCTAGGAGTACTTTGAAGAATAAGTTGAAACTGAGGcacatgaaaaaatttggtGGGCAAACAGTTTTATCTGCAGAAACTGAGAAAATTCTAGTGGAGCACTGCATAGCCGTAAGCAGTTTTGGTTTTCCGATAGCACAGGAAGATTTGAGAAGCATAGTTAAAGCTTATCTTGATGCAAAAGGAGTGACTGTCAGTAAATTTCACAGCAATTATCCTGGAGTTGAATGGGTGAAAGCATTCTTAAAAAGGCACTCAGAACTAACGGTGCGATTCGCAacgaatataaaaaagaaaagggCAGGGGTATCGAGTGagactattgaaaaatattttgaaaacatcgAAGAAGAGTTGGATGATGTGCCCCcggaaaatatttggaattatgaTGAAACAAACTTAACTGATGACCCAG GGCAAAAGAAGATAATATGCAAGCGCGGCTGCAAATACCCAGAAAGAATCCTGAATTCGACAAAATCTGCAATAAGTTTGATGTTCTGTGGGAATGCAGCAGGAGCAGTGATGCCACCGTATGTAGTGTACAAAGCCGAGAATCTGTGGAGCACTTGGGTTGAAGGAGGACCACCAGGGACACTATACAACAGATCAAGATCAGGCTGGTTTGATGGATTTAGTTTTCAAGATTGGTTTAATCGAATGGTGCTGCCTAGGCTGAAGcgtcaaaatgggaaaaaagttCTCATTGGGGATAATTTATCCTCCCATATCAGTCCAGATGTTCTGAAATCATGTCTTGATCACAATATAGCTTTCATATGTCTACCGCCTAATTCGACGCACCTCACCCAACCCCTGGATATTGCCTATTTCAGGCCAATGAAAGTCGCTTGGAGATCGATATTGAATTCTGTGAAAAGTAAAGAAAGAAGGCAGACATCCGCAACGCTAAGAAAAGATGAGTTTCCAGCACTTTTGAACAAACTCTGCTTTGCTCTTGAtgtcaggggagcaaacaaccTAGTTGCAGGATTTAAAAAAGCAGGACTTGTTCCGCTCAATAAAGAAGAAGTTCTCAGTAGATTACCAAGAACTACGAGTCATGATGATTCTGATGTTATCAGTGAAAAATTTCTTGAGAAAATTTCAGATTTAAGATCTTCTGTGGCAAAGGAAACTAAAACAAGAAAGAAGGTTCAGGTAGAACCTGGGAAAAGCGCATGTGAGGAAGATGTGGCAAGACTTGAAAAAACGGTTTCAAAAAAAGCTcaagcaaatcaaaatattgaagattCAGATTCAACGGTTGAAATTGTTTCCTCAGACGATGAATGCGATGAAGCCTCTACTCCTGAATCATCCAACTCTCACTCTGTAGTTTCAACTGCTCATCACTTGCCATTTGAAGAATGCAACATTGGTGATTATGTTATAATTTCGTATGAGGGTGAATTATACCCTGGAATTGTCAAAACCCGCACAACTGACGGGTGCGAGGTGAGTGTCATGGAGAAGTCTGGATGTAACTGGAGATGGCCATTTCGGAAAGATCAGATTTTTTACGACTGGAGCAGCATAAAACGTTGTATCAGTCCCCCAGATCTCATAAATGCGCGAGGCATCTATAAAGTGTCTGAATTGAACTGA
- the LOC120345466 gene encoding acetyl-coenzyme A synthetase 2-like, mitochondrial, translating into MWSRSKHSFFSVILGRCRINGKWNTKLAIPPIGKRHKSFLSTDMPEAANFPNINTYEDLYKFSIAHSDMFWGELAKSRLHWDQPFTRVSECNMHEGKIKWFADGKLNVSYNCVDRHANETPDKLALIWEKDQPNEVESVSYKELLSMVCRIANCLMAQGIKKGDCVTIYMPVSPTAVATMLACARIGAVHNVVFAGFSAEALAQRIQSSSSKMVITTDQGVRGGKVIELKRTVDDAVKTCPSVQTVLVSKRTGANVPMSEKDIDFDEAIVNENSWCEPVSMDSEDWLFTLYTSGSTGKPKGIVHSQAGYLLYATVTSKFVFDIQEGDIFGCVADIGWITGHSYVVYGPLSNGTTTVLFESTPTYPDPGRYWDMVQRIKLTQFYGAPTAIRLLLKHGDSWVKKYDRSSLRVLGSVGEPINHEAWEWYLSVVGENRCTVVDTWWQTETGGIMITPRPSGVDDAIEPAMPMRPFYGIQPALLDESKTEIQGNSVSGACCIKYPWPGMARTILGDHNRFIETYYKPYPGLYFSGDGANRTADGNYQITGRMDDVINVSGHRLGTAEVEDVIDEHHAVAESAVVGYPHDIKGEAPFAFLTLKENQNISAEDLEKELKQMIKEKISSFAIPDIFIVTDGLPKTRSGKIMRRILRKIAVEDTDNLGDVSTLADPSVVKKLVASRKILKT; encoded by the coding sequence ATGTGGTCAAGATCAAAACATTCTTTCTTTTCTGTTATATTGGGGAGATGTCGAATCAACGGCAAGTGGAATACTAAACTTGCCATTCCTCCAATTGGTAAAAGGCACAAGAGTTTCTTATCAACAGATATGCCTGAAGCTGCAAATTTCCCCAACATAAATACATACGAAGATTTGTACAAATTCAGTATTGCGCATTCAGACATGTTTTGGGGAGAACTTGCCAAGTCTCGACTACATTGGGACCAACCATTCACAAGAGTTTCAGAATGTAATATGCATGAGGGAAAAATAAAGTGGTTCGCAGACGGTAAACTCAATGTCAGCTATAATTGTGTTGACagacatgcaaatgagacacCAGATAAGTTGGCATTAATTTGGGAAAAAGACCAGCCAAATGAAGTTGAAAGTGTTTCATACAAAGAACTTCTATCCATGGTTTGCAGGATTGCAAATTGCTTGATGGCTCAAGGAATAAAGAAAGGAGATTGTGTAACAATTTACATGCCCGTCTCACCAACTGCAGTGGCAACAATGCTAGCATGCGCACGAATAGGTGCTGTTCACAATGTTGTTTTTGCTGGATTCAGTGCAGAGGCACTTGCACAAAGAATTCAAAGTTCAAGCTCGAAAATGGTTATAACCACTGACCAAGGTGTACGAGGTGGGAAAGTTATTGAATTGAAAAGGACTGTAGATGATGCAGTCAAAACATGCCCAAGTGTACAAACAGTCCTTGTCAGCAAGAGAACTGGAGCTAATGTACCAATGAGTGAAAAAGACATTGACTTTGATGAAGCAATTGTTAATGAAAATTCATGGTGCGAACCAGTGTCTATGGATAGTGAAGATTGGCTGTTTACATTATACACATCCGGGAGTACTGGAAAACCTAAGGGAATTGTTCACAGCCAGGCAGGATATCTACTTTACGCTACTGTCACAAGCAAATTTGTTTTTGACATACAAGAAGGCGACATTTTTGGGTGTGTTGCTGACATTGGATGGATAACGGGACATAGTTATGTAGTTTATGGCCCTCTGAGTAATGGCACTACAACAGTTCTATTTGAAAGCACTCCAACATATCCAGATCCAGGAAGATATTGGGACATGGTTCAAAGAATTAAACTAACACAATTTTATGGAGCGCCAACTGCCATTCGTTTGCTTTTGAAACACGGAGACTCGTGGGTTAAGAAATATGATAGATCTTCTCTGCGAGTTCTAGGAAGTGTGGGTGAGCCAATAAATCATGAGGCATGGGAGTGGTATCTCTCTGTTGTTGGAGAGAATAGGTGTACTGTTGTGGATACATGGTGGCAAACTGAGACCGGTGGGATTATGATAACTCCCAGACCTTCTGGGGTGGATGATGCAATTGAACCCGCTATGCCAATGCGACCATTTTATGGTATTCAGCCCGCTTTACTTGATGAATCCAAGACAGAGATTCAAGGGAATTCAGTTTCTGGTGCTTGTTGTATAAAATATCCATGGCCAGGTATGGCTCGAACCATTCTTGGTGATCATAACAGATTTATAGAAACTTATTATAAACCTTATCCTGGGTTATATTTTTCTGGAGATGGTGCTAATCGAACAGCTGATGGTAATTATCAGATAACTGGTCGCATGGATGATGTGATCAATGTAAGTGGACACAGACTCGGAACTGCTGAAGTGGAAGATGTTATTGATGAACATCATGCAGTTGCAGAATCTGCAGTTGTTGGTTACCCTCATGATATAAAAGGAGAGGCTCCATTCGCATTCTTGACATTGAAAGAGAATCAAAATATTTCGGCTGAGGATTTGGAAAAGGAGTTAAAACAAATGATAAAGGAGAAAATATCTTCATTTGCAATACCTGATATTTTTATCGTCACAGATGGACTTCCTAAAACAAGATCAGGGAAAATAATGCGCAGGATATTGAGAAAGATAGCAGTGGAGGACACTGATAATCTTGGTGATGTCAGTACGTTGGCTGATCCATCTGTGGTGAAAAAACTTGTTGCATcgagaaaaattttaaaaacctaa